Genomic DNA from uncultured Desulfuromusa sp.:
TGCTGCTTAAAGATATGACGATCATCAAATTTATGCTGACAGCAGTTATTGTTGGTATGGTCGGTATCTACGCTTGTCATTCCTTGGGTTTGATTACCTTGAGTATTAAAGCCACAAATGTTGCTGCGATTATTATTGGAGGCCTGCTATTTGGTATCGGCTGGGCGATAGCTGGTTTTTGTCCAGGAACTTCCGTTGGCGCTTTGGCAGAAGGTCGTATTCACGCCATCTGGGCAATTTTGGGTATGTTGGTTGGTGCTGCTTTTTATGCAGAGGCGTATCCTGCCTTGAAATCCACCGTTTTGAGTTGGGGAACTTATGGAAAAATAACCTTACCTCAAGTTCTTGGAATTTCAGCATGGCCAATTATCGCTGTCTTTGCTGTTGTGGGTGTCGGTTTTTTTATCTGGTCAGAAAAGAAAGGTTTGTGATTTTTTAAAAGCTGAAATTATTATTTAACGAAAGAAAAATGCTCCCTTGTGCAACTGTAAGGTTTTATATATATTTCCCCTTGGTTGGTCAGCAGAAATTTTAAGGAGTTTTTATGGGTTTGTTGAGTCGTTTTTTTAATAAAGACAAGGAAGATCTTGGCGAAGCTCCCCCTGCGGTGCTCCCCCGGAGAAATGATCCTTGCTGGTGCAACAGTGGCCTTAAGTATAAGAAATGTCACCTCGAACAAGATCAAATTTACTTGGAGAAATTGCGACTTAAAAAGCTGGAGGCAAATAAAGCTTGCAGTCCGACTTTTGGCTGAATGTCAAGGCGTTAAGACCCGGTTCGGGTTTATATAAACAATTATACGAAAATATTTTTTTATGGGGACAGAATTGAACTTCTGTCCCCAAATTAATTTTATTATCATGTTCTTACAGGTTTTTTATGGCGCTGATATTGCCGGCTTTTGCACTTATTTTTGGATTGCTCCTTTTGGTTTGGAGTGCTGA
This window encodes:
- a CDS encoding DUF6691 family protein, which translates into the protein MEQIIGLITGLIFGFLLQKGEVLRFERQVGFMLLKDMTIIKFMLTAVIVGMVGIYACHSLGLITLSIKATNVAAIIIGGLLFGIGWAIAGFCPGTSVGALAEGRIHAIWAILGMLVGAAFYAEAYPALKSTVLSWGTYGKITLPQVLGISAWPIIAVFAVVGVGFFIWSEKKGL